GCGCTCGAAATTCACAAGGATACACCGGGTCACCAGCTACGGCCGCGCGAAAACAATCGCGCTGATGGCGCCCGAAAAGCTCAAGCGCCTGGCCGAAGCCGGCCTCGACCGCCTCCACCTCGGCCTCGAAACCGGCGACCCCAACCTGCTGCAGTACATCAAGAAGGGGGCGACGCCGGAACACATGATCGAGGCCGGCCGCAAGATAAAAGCCGCGGGCATCGAGCTCTCCGAATATCTCATGCTCGGCGTCGGCGGCTCGAAAGGATGGGAATCGCACGCCCGCGAAAGCGCGCGCGTCCTGAACGCGATCGTTCCCGATTTCATTCGCGTGCGCACAATGACGCTGATCCCCGGCACGCCGATGTTCGAGGCGTATGAGAAGGGCGAATACCTGCCGGCGAATGTGCTCGAGATGCTGATGGAGGAGCGCCTCCTGATCGAGTGCCTCGACGGCATCGGCTCCGAATTCCACAGCGACCACGTCTCCAACCTCGTCCCCGTCTTCGGAAAATTCATGGGAGACAAGCCGCAGATGCTCGAGACGCTCGACCGCATCATCGAGCGCGTCGAGAAAAACAAGGATAAACTGACGAACGAACCGCGGATTGCAACGGTAATGTAATTATGACGGATAAACAAAAAAAGATTTCGACCGTTTTCTTCGATTTCGGCGACACGCTCGTCGAGGGCAGGCCCGCATATCTGCATCGGGTGGCCGATCTGCTCGCCG
The sequence above is a segment of the Candidatus Abyssobacteria bacterium SURF_5 genome. Coding sequences within it:
- a CDS encoding radical SAM protein, coding for MVYELPPFRPPSEAYSMLLRVTRGCPWNRCTYCGMYKGMKFETRSVEEMKADIDAALEFYGDRAMNVFIGDADSPVIKTVDFVEILRYLRSKFTRIHRVTSYGRAKTIALMAPEKLKRLAEAGLDRLHLGLETGDPNLLQYIKKGATPEHMIEAGRKIKAAGIELSEYLMLGVGGSKGWESHARESARVLNAIVPDFIRVRTMTLIPGTPMFEAYEKGEYLPANVLEMLMEERLLIECLDGIGSEFHSDHVSNLVPVFGKFMGDKPQMLETLDRIIERVEKNKDKLTNEPRIATVM